In Aciduliprofundum sp. MAR08-339, a single window of DNA contains:
- a CDS encoding nucleotide exchange factor GrpE codes for MRVSEKEENLEQNGKYKGSVENSKNENLERLLRERDEFRDKYLRKLAEMDNYRKMMEREMAMKLENCRAEIIKEFLEPYESLQRAIQMLPERYRGGVELIMRQMEKTLKNLGVEEIYAKGEKFDPMLHDAIGVVDGEDDDIVVEVYQKGYRMNDKILRHAKVLVSKKKEVEKDE; via the coding sequence GTGAGAGTGTCAGAAAAGGAGGAAAATCTGGAACAAAACGGGAAATATAAAGGATCTGTTGAGAATTCCAAGAATGAGAATCTTGAAAGACTCCTAAGAGAGAGGGACGAGTTTCGTGATAAGTATCTTCGCAAACTGGCGGAGATGGATAACTATCGAAAGATGATGGAGCGGGAAATGGCCATGAAACTGGAAAACTGTCGGGCTGAAATTATTAAAGAATTTCTTGAGCCCTATGAGAGCCTTCAGAGGGCCATACAGATGCTACCTGAGAGGTACAGAGGGGGTGTTGAACTCATAATGAGACAGATGGAAAAGACCCTTAAAAATCTGGGTGTAGAAGAGATTTATGCCAAGGGGGAAAAATTTGACCCTATGCTTCACGATGCAATAGGTGTGGTGGATGGCGAGGATGATGATATTGTTGTTGAGGTATATCAGAAGGGATATAGAATGAACGATAAGATTCTGCGCCATGCCAAGGTTTTAGTTTCAAAAAAGAAGGAGGTAGAGAAAGATGAGTGA
- the dnaK gene encoding molecular chaperone DnaK yields the protein MSEKILGIDLGTSNSAAAVYINGSVKMIPSAEGNTLYGKAFPSYVAFTKDGQLLVGEPARRQALTNPEGTVYAFKRKMGTDYKYKIYGKEYTPQQLSAFLLQKIKRDAEAFLGEEIKKAVITVPAYFNDNQRQATKDAGEIAGLEVVRIINEPTAAALAYGIDKEDEELKIMVFDFGGGTLDVTIMEYGGGVFEVLSTAGDTNLGGTDMDNAIINWLVEEFKKQEGVDLSDDKNAYIRLKEAAEKAKIELSSVLQTDINLPYITVVNGEPKHLNVTLTRAKLEELVRPLVEKCGRSIEAALKNAGISKEEVDKIILVGGPTRMPIVQKYVEDYMGKKIERGIDPMECVATGAAIQGGVLSGEVKDIVLLDVTPLTLGVEVLGGLVEPIIPANTTIPVRKSKIFTTAADNQTMVTIHIVQGERPMAKDNVSLGMFNLTGIPPAPRGIPQIEVTFDIDANGILHVSAKDLGTGKQTGITISASSKLSDEEIEKMKREAERFAEEDRKRREEIQNRNNLEQLIYATKRSLEEYGEKIPEDVKRDIEDEVRKAEESLSKGTPEEIKEELETLSKKIEKIGQAIYQQGDQGKGESAEK from the coding sequence ATGAGTGAGAAGATTTTGGGAATAGATCTGGGAACGAGCAATTCCGCTGCGGCCGTTTACATCAACGGCTCGGTGAAGATGATACCCAGCGCCGAGGGTAACACCCTTTACGGTAAGGCGTTTCCATCGTATGTTGCCTTCACCAAGGATGGACAGCTCTTGGTAGGAGAACCGGCAAGAAGACAGGCGCTCACCAATCCGGAGGGCACTGTTTACGCGTTCAAGCGCAAGATGGGCACAGATTACAAATACAAAATATACGGCAAAGAATACACTCCTCAGCAGCTCAGCGCGTTCCTTCTGCAGAAGATAAAGAGGGACGCTGAGGCGTTTCTCGGCGAGGAGATCAAGAAGGCAGTTATCACCGTTCCCGCTTATTTCAACGACAACCAGAGGCAGGCAACCAAGGACGCGGGCGAGATTGCAGGCCTTGAGGTGGTGCGCATAATAAACGAGCCCACCGCCGCAGCTCTTGCTTATGGAATAGACAAGGAGGACGAGGAACTGAAGATCATGGTTTTTGATTTCGGCGGTGGCACTCTGGATGTGACGATAATGGAGTACGGAGGTGGAGTGTTTGAGGTTTTGAGCACCGCTGGAGATACAAATTTGGGTGGCACTGACATGGATAACGCAATAATCAACTGGCTTGTGGAGGAGTTCAAGAAGCAGGAGGGTGTAGATCTAAGTGACGATAAAAACGCATATATCCGTCTGAAGGAGGCGGCTGAGAAGGCAAAGATTGAACTCTCAAGTGTTTTGCAGACGGATATCAACTTGCCGTACATAACAGTGGTGAACGGTGAGCCGAAGCATCTCAATGTTACCCTGACAAGGGCAAAACTGGAGGAGCTTGTACGTCCCCTTGTGGAGAAATGTGGCAGAAGCATTGAAGCCGCGTTGAAGAATGCCGGTATATCAAAGGAAGAGGTTGATAAGATAATTCTCGTTGGCGGTCCAACTAGGATGCCCATCGTGCAGAAGTACGTGGAGGATTATATGGGCAAAAAAATTGAAAGGGGAATAGACCCAATGGAGTGCGTTGCCACCGGGGCTGCGATACAGGGCGGTGTTCTCTCTGGCGAGGTGAAGGACATAGTGCTTCTGGACGTCACACCATTAACTCTCGGCGTGGAGGTTCTTGGGGGCTTGGTTGAGCCCATTATTCCTGCAAACACCACAATCCCTGTGAGAAAGTCAAAGATTTTCACCACCGCCGCGGACAATCAGACCATGGTAACCATTCACATTGTTCAGGGCGAGCGCCCGATGGCGAAGGACAACGTCTCCCTCGGAATGTTCAACCTCACGGGCATTCCTCCCGCGCCGAGAGGCATTCCACAGATTGAGGTCACGTTTGACATAGATGCAAATGGAATACTTCACGTAAGTGCAAAGGATCTGGGCACTGGAAAGCAGACGGGAATAACAATCAGTGCCTCATCAAAACTGTCCGATGAGGAAATTGAAAAAATGAAGAGAGAAGCGGAAAGATTTGCGGAGGAAGATAGAAAGAGAAGGGAGGAGATACAGAACAGGAATAATCTTGAACAGCTGATCTATGCAACCAAGCGCTCGCTGGAGGAGTACGGAGAGAAGATTCCCGAGGATGTTAAGAGGGACATTGAAGATGAGGTCAGGAAGGCAGAGGAGTCCCTGAGTAAGGGTACACCTGAAGAAATAAAGGAAGAACTTGAAACACTTTCAAAGAAGATTGAGAAAATAGGGCAGGCAATATACCAGCAGGGAGATCAAGGTAAGGGTGAATCCGCTGAGAAGTGA
- the dnaJ gene encoding molecular chaperone DnaJ, with product MGKDYYEILGVSRNASKEEIKRAYRKLAKRYHPDLNPENREEAEEKFKEISEAYEVLMDDEKRAIYDRYGEDGLKGRVFGQGGFSWNDFTHFSDLNDIFQGFDEFLRNIFGFSYGSERHRGRDISARVSISLNEVVTGTEREVRVKTHLTCPVCHGTGASPGSRPRTCPACGGTGQRRKVHQMGPVQFVSVSTCDVCHGKGVIIDKPCSECRGTGFVLGEKTYRVSIPPGMEDGGVIKLSGKGEPSPDGGPPGDLYVHVSVDMPDWVWREGLDLHTRIKIPYPVAVLGGEVEIRTLEGLEKLKIPPGTESGSTFVLKGKGLPPKGGGKRKNMVVHIEIEVPKKLSKRGRELVMELGKELNAETKNRWFSR from the coding sequence ATGGGCAAGGATTACTATGAGATACTTGGCGTTTCAAGAAACGCCAGCAAGGAAGAGATAAAGAGGGCATACAGAAAACTGGCAAAGAGGTATCATCCTGATCTCAATCCAGAGAACAGGGAGGAGGCGGAGGAGAAATTCAAGGAGATCAGCGAGGCCTACGAGGTTTTAATGGATGATGAGAAACGAGCCATATACGATAGGTATGGTGAGGATGGATTGAAGGGAAGAGTATTTGGACAGGGCGGATTTTCTTGGAACGATTTTACCCATTTTTCTGATCTCAATGACATATTTCAGGGATTTGACGAGTTTCTACGCAATATTTTTGGATTTTCCTACGGCAGTGAGAGGCACAGGGGCAGGGATATATCGGCCAGGGTTAGCATATCCCTTAACGAGGTTGTAACTGGAACGGAGAGGGAGGTAAGGGTTAAGACCCATTTAACCTGTCCTGTGTGTCATGGTACGGGGGCCTCTCCAGGTTCGCGACCAAGAACATGTCCGGCCTGCGGAGGCACTGGTCAGAGGAGAAAGGTCCATCAAATGGGACCTGTTCAGTTCGTCTCGGTATCCACCTGTGATGTTTGCCATGGCAAGGGTGTGATCATAGACAAGCCCTGCTCAGAGTGCAGGGGAACCGGATTTGTTCTGGGCGAGAAAACATACAGGGTGAGCATACCCCCCGGAATGGAGGATGGGGGAGTTATTAAACTTTCCGGAAAGGGAGAGCCATCTCCAGATGGGGGGCCACCGGGGGATCTCTATGTGCATGTGTCCGTTGATATGCCAGACTGGGTATGGCGAGAGGGTCTCGATCTGCATACACGCATAAAGATTCCCTATCCAGTGGCGGTTTTGGGAGGCGAGGTTGAGATAAGGACCCTTGAGGGCTTGGAGAAATTGAAGATTCCACCGGGAACGGAGAGCGGAAGCACCTTTGTGCTCAAGGGAAAAGGTTTACCTCCAAAGGGCGGAGGAAAAAGGAAAAACATGGTTGTGCACATTGAAATAGAGGTTCCAAAAAAGCTTAGCAAGAGGGGTAGAGAATTGGTAATGGAGTTGGGGAAGGAATTGAATGCAGAGACCAAGAATAGATGGTTCTCAAGGTGA
- a CDS encoding SLC13 family permease, with amino-acid sequence MEFKSLKKDYTLIASLLLLLIITLIAPNLISQYPYFINWNTWLTLAALFLITTTMRDSGYLDIVASKMIGKVKKERNLAVILIIISFFLSMIVTNDVTLLVLVPLTLSLQKYIAKDIRKMIIFEALAVNAGSALTPIGNPQNLYLWQIWGVGFLEFIYYLLPLSTLMLVVLLIFAFFSFPTKCMKKLNVQELWEKDRSLGIISISLLILLVVFMDLRLEMYLIPLVFLVYLIYGKKSYMHVDWALLIIFLLFFIDFNALGHISIINNFLSAQKMSGVNAFLYGALFSQFMSNVPSAILLGNFTTDFKELIYGVNIGGNGTIIASLANLIALRFVKDRRWMLQFHKYSLPYFIITLLIVMLIGVL; translated from the coding sequence ATGGAATTTAAATCCTTGAAAAAGGATTACACTCTAATCGCATCACTCCTGCTTTTGCTGATCATCACGCTCATCGCTCCAAACCTAATTTCCCAATACCCCTACTTTATCAATTGGAATACCTGGCTCACTCTGGCAGCCCTGTTTCTGATAACCACCACGATGAGGGATAGTGGATACCTTGACATCGTTGCATCAAAAATGATCGGAAAGGTCAAAAAGGAGAGGAATCTCGCAGTCATTCTCATAATAATCTCCTTCTTCCTATCAATGATTGTGACCAACGATGTGACACTTCTCGTGCTTGTTCCTCTAACCCTCTCCCTACAAAAATATATAGCAAAGGACATAAGAAAGATGATCATTTTTGAGGCACTTGCAGTCAACGCCGGATCTGCCCTGACCCCGATAGGAAACCCCCAAAACCTGTATCTATGGCAGATATGGGGTGTTGGATTTTTAGAGTTCATATACTATCTGTTACCCCTAAGCACACTTATGCTTGTGGTTCTTCTAATCTTTGCATTTTTCTCCTTTCCCACAAAATGCATGAAAAAATTGAATGTGCAGGAGCTGTGGGAAAAAGACAGGTCCCTGGGAATCATTTCAATTTCACTTTTGATTTTGCTCGTGGTCTTTATGGATCTGCGTCTTGAGATGTATCTCATTCCCTTGGTATTCTTGGTTTATCTGATTTACGGAAAAAAATCCTATATGCATGTGGATTGGGCATTGCTAATCATATTCCTTCTCTTCTTCATAGATTTCAACGCGCTGGGCCATATATCCATTATCAACAATTTTCTGAGTGCCCAAAAGATGAGCGGTGTAAATGCGTTTCTCTATGGAGCTCTATTCTCCCAGTTTATGAGCAACGTACCCTCCGCGATTCTCCTTGGAAATTTCACCACGGATTTCAAGGAATTGATATACGGAGTAAACATTGGAGGTAACGGCACCATTATAGCATCCCTGGCAAACCTGATAGCCCTGAGATTCGTGAAGGATAGAAGGTGGATGCTTCAATTTCACAAGTACTCGCTACCCTATTTTATCATAACACTCTTGATTGTCATGCTCATTGGAGTTCTTTAG
- a CDS encoding aldolase has product MWQEIAKFGRKLVEQGLVSSHFGNISVRVGDYMYITRSGSMLDEITKDDVVRVSVYEPTSLDLIASSEVTAHRMIYQNTSALAIIHDHSPFAVVESLIHREMGRDRIVPIDSEGSYFLHDIPIVDGGIGTERMARNLAEALQQRKAAVVYSHGVFARGSILEDAYVVASMVEHSCKMLYYFDMLKSHK; this is encoded by the coding sequence ATGTGGCAGGAAATAGCCAAATTTGGGCGCAAGCTTGTGGAGCAGGGCCTCGTGAGTTCACATTTCGGCAATATAAGCGTAAGAGTTGGGGATTATATGTACATAACGCGCTCTGGAAGCATGCTTGATGAGATAACCAAGGATGATGTTGTTCGTGTTTCTGTGTACGAGCCCACATCGCTGGATCTCATTGCATCCTCGGAGGTCACGGCCCACAGGATGATATACCAGAACACATCCGCGCTTGCCATAATTCATGACCACTCTCCCTTTGCCGTTGTGGAGTCCCTAATCCACAGGGAAATGGGAAGGGATAGAATTGTGCCAATAGATTCTGAGGGTTCTTATTTCCTGCATGACATACCAATAGTGGATGGTGGCATAGGTACTGAGAGGATGGCAAGGAATCTAGCGGAGGCATTGCAGCAGAGAAAGGCGGCGGTGGTGTACTCCCATGGGGTTTTTGCCCGTGGAAGCATACTTGAGGATGCCTATGTGGTAGCAAGTATGGTGGAGCACTCCTGCAAGATGCTCTACTATTTTGATATGTTGAAGAGCCACAAGTGA
- a CDS encoding coiled-coil protein, whose translation MPELLEELEARYEKRKREMELHRMLRDKHNKEAREWADKRDELNKQVKEMLAEAKEHKAKRDELNEKVKELKEKRKEWNEKAKELATKFKEARSKYMPRKDLPNIGKLRKRLKELEFKQQTMVLTPEKERELVELIDSLYKKITEYEKIIEDETKKNKELNELRVKLQEARANAEKYHQEIEKLVAEAQEHHNKMVELFEKIDELRKQADEAHRLFLENKKIADEEHEEFIQAARDVRDFEKILAGLRQKRIASKKKQEKTEIKKKAEEIYERFKRGEPLTTEDILILQKAGLL comes from the coding sequence ATGCCTGAACTTTTGGAAGAGTTGGAAGCAAGATACGAGAAGAGAAAGCGCGAGATGGAACTGCACAGGATGCTCAGAGATAAGCATAACAAAGAGGCCAGGGAATGGGCAGATAAGAGAGACGAGCTTAACAAGCAGGTAAAAGAGATGCTTGCGGAAGCAAAGGAGCATAAGGCCAAAAGGGACGAACTTAACGAGAAGGTTAAGGAACTGAAAGAGAAGCGCAAGGAGTGGAATGAGAAGGCCAAGGAACTTGCAACCAAGTTCAAAGAGGCACGTTCAAAGTACATGCCGAGGAAGGATCTGCCCAATATCGGCAAGTTGAGAAAGAGGTTGAAGGAACTTGAGTTCAAGCAGCAGACAATGGTTCTTACGCCTGAGAAGGAGAGAGAGCTTGTGGAATTGATAGATTCCCTTTACAAGAAAATCACAGAGTACGAGAAAATAATAGAGGATGAAACAAAGAAAAACAAGGAACTCAACGAGTTACGTGTCAAACTTCAAGAGGCTAGGGCAAACGCTGAGAAGTACCATCAGGAGATAGAGAAACTCGTGGCGGAGGCACAGGAGCATCACAACAAGATGGTGGAGCTATTTGAGAAGATTGATGAGTTGCGCAAGCAGGCAGATGAGGCCCATAGATTGTTCCTTGAGAACAAGAAAATCGCCGATGAGGAGCATGAAGAGTTCATACAGGCTGCCAGAGATGTGCGTGACTTTGAGAAGATTCTTGCAGGTTTGAGGCAGAAGAGAATTGCAAGCAAGAAGAAGCAGGAGAAAACCGAGATAAAGAAGAAGGCTGAGGAAATTTACGAGAGATTCAAGCGTGGAGAGCCACTTACCACGGAGGACATACTGATACTGCAGAAAGCTGGGTTGTTATGA
- a CDS encoding MBL fold metallo-hydrolase, producing MKIYPVASDSLGVRSLSLFIESRINIFIDPSAALGPYRYGLPPKPPEIEALARYKEEIRRLANETDVFVISHYHYDHYDPDEEFYTGKIVLAKHWKEKINYSQKKRAYVFHEKFADKCDLRYVDGGRYEFEGVNIKFSQPFPHGNERTRLGFVIMTTVDDGDMCVLHASDVEGPIVEEAADYIISENPDIAVIDGPATYFLGYRFSHVDLERSIKNLVRIAENVPRVILDHHLLRDLKYRERLNEVYEYDNVLTFAEFKGEPINMLEAHRKDL from the coding sequence ATGAAAATATACCCGGTTGCCTCGGACTCTTTGGGAGTTCGCTCATTATCTCTTTTTATTGAATCTCGCATAAATATTTTTATAGATCCATCTGCTGCCCTCGGTCCCTACAGGTATGGATTGCCACCCAAGCCTCCCGAAATTGAAGCGTTGGCAAGATACAAGGAGGAGATAAGGAGGTTGGCGAATGAAACCGATGTGTTTGTGATATCCCATTATCACTATGATCACTACGATCCAGATGAGGAGTTTTACACGGGAAAAATCGTTCTTGCAAAGCACTGGAAAGAGAAGATAAATTACAGCCAGAAAAAGAGGGCATATGTGTTTCACGAGAAATTTGCGGATAAATGTGATCTGCGCTATGTGGATGGAGGGAGATACGAGTTTGAAGGCGTGAACATAAAATTCTCACAGCCATTCCCCCACGGAAACGAGAGAACCCGCCTTGGATTTGTGATAATGACCACGGTGGATGATGGAGATATGTGTGTTCTCCATGCCTCCGATGTCGAAGGCCCCATTGTGGAGGAGGCAGCGGATTATATAATCTCTGAAAATCCGGATATTGCCGTAATCGATGGTCCGGCCACGTATTTCTTGGGATATCGCTTTTCCCATGTGGATCTTGAGAGGAGCATAAAAAATCTTGTTAGGATAGCTGAGAATGTGCCCAGAGTGATTCTTGATCATCATCTTCTCAGGGATCTGAAGTACAGGGAAAGGTTGAATGAAGTTTACGAGTATGATAACGTGCTTACATTTGCGGAGTTCAAAGGCGAGCCAATAAACATGCTGGAGGCACACAGGAAGGATCTGTGA
- a CDS encoding YggS family pyridoxal phosphate-dependent enzyme, with product MGISENVMNILKSLPPGVRLLAATKSRSVDEIQEAIDAGVDLIGENYVQEAAKKFEKIGRRVEWHFIGHLQKNKVKKALQIFDVIETVDSLDIAREINKRAESMGKIAFVMIEINSAREPQKFGVMPENALDLADEIFSLENLQLIGVMTMGPTVSKPEDIRPYFSLTRKIFDELRYIYGDEQIRYLSMGMTDTWRIGVQEGANIVRIGTGIFGPRGEQGKLL from the coding sequence ATGGGCATTTCTGAGAATGTTATGAACATACTTAAATCCCTCCCTCCGGGAGTCAGACTTCTTGCCGCCACAAAATCAAGGAGTGTGGATGAGATTCAAGAGGCCATTGATGCAGGTGTGGATCTTATAGGAGAGAACTATGTGCAGGAGGCTGCAAAAAAATTTGAAAAAATAGGAAGGAGGGTTGAATGGCATTTCATAGGACATCTGCAGAAAAACAAGGTTAAAAAAGCCCTGCAAATTTTTGACGTTATAGAAACTGTTGATTCTCTGGATATCGCCAGGGAGATAAATAAGAGAGCAGAGAGTATGGGAAAAATAGCCTTTGTAATGATCGAAATAAATTCAGCCAGAGAGCCACAGAAATTTGGAGTCATGCCCGAAAATGCTCTTGACCTTGCAGATGAGATTTTCTCTTTAGAGAATTTACAGCTCATAGGTGTAATGACCATGGGCCCAACTGTGAGCAAGCCGGAGGATATACGACCCTATTTTAGCCTCACAAGGAAGATATTTGACGAACTCAGGTACATTTACGGAGATGAGCAAATTCGTTACCTTTCCATGGGTATGACAGATACATGGCGCATTGGTGTCCAAGAAGGGGCAAATATAGTCCGCATAGGTACGGGTATATTCGGTCCAAGGGGTGAGCAAGGAAAATTATTATAA
- a CDS encoding V-type ATP synthase subunit I yields the protein MLFPSKMVEVEILVHNSVKYNVLKTMQRNGFMHITQHNVEGLENAAPSDVATEIVDYEFRVGKLIEILNIAKERKKTGLLASLQTEPPERFPARPRDREEILKDAESTLRKIEPQILTLYSRWEGVNGEIERIKIQRLQVEKLKNIPIDISYLGEGPYAYIVAGTAKNLERLEKLKKEGKIALWSFTEGKKKDVTYTIVLASHMKDKKDVESALRFAGFSEFELGGWSGLPNEVLKAMDKKIGELRKERDKIRNELGVFRRKYYPYLSVLKDDLYNEKVKEEIHSKFGRTHYTTLVRGFIPKKDFDRAKNAIESVSRGLAYIKWRDAQGDDVPVKYNNAKIFRPFQAFVDMYSTPKYGHIDPTVIIAPLFVIYFGLTLGDAGYGMIMAVLGFIMWKPLGKYNWTNRTLGSILFVSGLSAVVFGLLQGGIFGPLNESNPLYPLVHYKPVLDPMQDPITLLVISLIVGVFQLSLGLALGAFHHLKDKNYAEFLQAEVSWFVLFPAGGALIGYYFGWWPLQGTYLTLAWIFTVIGLFLFLPGVASKMVDRKASINGLFFFDITGMIGDWLSYSRLLALDLATSGLALTINILAGIIWSMTKGASSMVCCLPVLLAGVALALLWMRKKDPMKKGIIILLLIFGIVGMVNLHAAIWLFVGIFLVVGHIGNSMLQALGSFVHSLRLQYVEFFSKFYEGDGVKFEPFREIRKHSRLEVKE from the coding sequence ATGCTGTTTCCATCAAAGATGGTGGAAGTCGAAATTCTCGTGCACAATTCCGTTAAATACAATGTGCTAAAGACAATGCAGAGGAACGGATTTATGCATATAACCCAGCACAACGTTGAGGGCCTTGAAAATGCTGCCCCATCCGATGTTGCCACGGAGATTGTTGATTATGAGTTTCGGGTTGGCAAGTTAATTGAGATTCTGAATATAGCAAAGGAGAGAAAGAAGACCGGTCTTCTTGCGTCCCTGCAGACAGAGCCACCGGAGAGATTTCCAGCAAGGCCAAGGGATAGAGAGGAGATTTTGAAGGATGCTGAGTCCACACTTCGAAAAATAGAACCCCAGATTTTAACACTCTATTCCAGATGGGAGGGCGTAAATGGAGAGATTGAGAGAATAAAGATCCAGAGATTGCAGGTTGAGAAGTTGAAGAACATACCAATAGATATCTCTTATCTTGGGGAAGGTCCCTACGCTTACATTGTTGCAGGTACGGCAAAAAATCTGGAGCGTCTTGAGAAACTAAAGAAGGAGGGAAAAATTGCGCTGTGGAGCTTCACGGAAGGCAAGAAGAAGGATGTTACATATACCATTGTTTTGGCATCTCACATGAAGGATAAGAAGGACGTAGAATCTGCCCTTAGATTTGCCGGATTCTCTGAATTTGAACTTGGAGGGTGGAGTGGCTTACCAAATGAGGTTCTCAAAGCCATGGATAAAAAGATTGGGGAGCTCAGGAAGGAAAGGGATAAAATAAGAAATGAGTTGGGAGTTTTCAGAAGAAAGTACTACCCCTACCTATCTGTGTTAAAGGATGACCTCTACAATGAGAAGGTAAAGGAGGAAATTCACTCGAAGTTTGGGAGGACTCATTACACCACGCTTGTAAGGGGATTCATCCCGAAGAAGGATTTTGATAGGGCCAAGAATGCTATAGAATCCGTATCTCGCGGGTTGGCCTATATAAAATGGAGAGATGCCCAGGGAGACGATGTTCCTGTAAAATACAATAATGCTAAAATCTTCAGGCCGTTTCAGGCCTTTGTGGACATGTACTCTACTCCGAAGTACGGGCATATTGACCCAACTGTTATAATCGCACCCCTCTTTGTTATATACTTTGGCCTGACTCTGGGAGATGCCGGATACGGTATGATAATGGCCGTTCTCGGCTTCATAATGTGGAAGCCCCTTGGCAAGTACAACTGGACCAACAGAACTCTTGGCTCCATACTCTTCGTTTCCGGGCTATCTGCAGTGGTGTTTGGTCTCTTGCAGGGGGGAATATTTGGCCCGTTGAACGAATCAAATCCCCTATACCCGCTTGTGCACTACAAGCCGGTGCTGGATCCTATGCAGGATCCAATAACCCTTCTTGTGATATCGCTTATTGTTGGTGTTTTCCAGCTAAGCCTTGGGCTTGCGCTCGGTGCGTTTCACCATCTCAAGGATAAGAATTATGCGGAATTCCTACAGGCTGAGGTTTCATGGTTTGTCCTGTTCCCGGCTGGGGGCGCCTTAATAGGGTATTATTTTGGATGGTGGCCTCTTCAGGGTACATATCTAACCTTGGCATGGATTTTCACCGTAATTGGCCTGTTCCTATTTCTGCCGGGAGTGGCAAGCAAGATGGTGGATAGAAAAGCATCCATAAATGGACTCTTCTTCTTTGACATTACGGGCATGATTGGTGATTGGCTCTCATACTCCCGCCTGCTTGCCCTTGATCTAGCCACATCAGGTCTCGCATTGACAATAAACATTCTTGCAGGTATAATATGGAGCATGACCAAGGGTGCAAGCAGCATGGTTTGCTGTCTACCTGTGCTTCTTGCAGGTGTTGCTCTTGCATTGCTTTGGATGAGGAAAAAGGATCCTATGAAGAAGGGCATAATAATCCTGCTTCTCATATTCGGCATAGTTGGAATGGTGAATCTCCACGCTGCAATATGGTTATTTGTTGGAATATTCCTCGTGGTTGGGCATATAGGAAACTCAATGCTTCAGGCCCTAGGCTCCTTTGTTCACTCCCTACGTTTGCAGTATGTGGAGTTCTTCTCAAAGTTCTATGAGGGTGATGGCGTGAAATTCGAACCTTTTAGAGAGATTAGGAAGCACAGCCGTTTGGAGGTGAAAGAATAA